One Cucumis sativus cultivar 9930 chromosome 1, Cucumber_9930_V3, whole genome shotgun sequence DNA segment encodes these proteins:
- the LOC101216917 gene encoding P-loop NTPase domain-containing protein LPA1 homolog 1, with protein MLNPYVISIALNLFFFFFFITCSILHRFWFLTGMAEVAKLLYIVVVDEEENPEKGKRSFRYTRHVLQSTLQLMGCKPRHAFKISKWVFELIRKEASTENFLPEERNILGSVSLGEKTETDGNRYYNCFDGKETFNQSPREGDNNNNIPFELYKRSRTAVVGRELFLDVICDSLAKYKYVGPNQRADLILACRIRERKESVTVLLCGTSGCGKSTLSALLGSRLGITTVISTDSIRHMMRSFVDEKQNPLLWSSTYHAGEFLDPVAVAESKARKKAKKLAGISHKHLKDETANGLISRNSDNPLIGPAKVANNLELISPKQMAIEGFKAQSEMVIDSLDRLITAWEERKESVIVEGVHLSLSFVMGLMKKHPSIIPFMIYIVNEEKHLERFAVRAKYMTLDPAKNKYVKYIRNIRTIQDYLCNRADKHLVPKINNTNVDKSVAAIQATLFSCLRRREAGEQLYDSSRNTVSVVDEEYRNQCVAYSLSSKGMFQMIQRKGSKHLMALVNTDGSVAKAWPVDSVDSNGKPLLGLKEDDSVENLMLGSLQIGKVEPVNLQFGLYGISAWPSSSGPSHAGSVDESRAEGTDTGSRYFSSCCSSPRIFDGPSKELKEDNSVHGSDEEVDDPPESGSDEDFSDDGDKMFHEEIGSVDEESTKSDEEYDDLAMQDILDSGYQSDEDDKVKTKIEHGFMDKFRLIKGLKYSQNLEPFQQNKKGTFEPLHPFPSIHTDKKNGAVC; from the exons ATGTTTTACAGAGTACTCTTCAGCTTATGGGATGCAAACCTCGACACGCTTTCAAG ATAAGTAAATGGGTATTCGAATTGATAAGAAAGGAAGCTTCAACTGAAAATTTTCTCCCTGAAGAGAGGAACATACTGGGATCTGTTTCTTTGGGTGAAAAGACTGAAACTGATGGTAATCGCTACTATAATTGCTTTGATGGAAAGGAGACTTTCAACCAAAGTCCAAGAGAAGGTgacaataacaacaatattCCATTCGAGTTGTATAAAAGAAGCAGAACTGCTGTTGTTGGAAGAGAATTGTTTTTAGATGTTATTTGTGATTCTCTGGCCAAGTACAAGTACGTTGGTCCCAACCAGAGGGCAGATTTGATCTTGGCATGCAG AATCCGAGAAAGGAAGGAGTCAGTAACTGTACTGTTATGTGGTACTAGCGGCTGTGGCAAATCCACTTTGTCAGCGCTGCTG GGTAGTAGGTTGGGAATTACAACAGTGATTTCAACTGATTCTATAAGACACATGATGAGGAGCTTCGTGGATGAGAAACAAAACCCTCTGCTTTGGTCATCAACCTACCATGCTGGGGAATTTTTGGATCCTGTGGCTGTTGCTGAATCTAAGGCTAGgaagaaagcaaagaaatTGGCTGGAATTTCGCACAAGCACCTGAAGGATGAAACTGCTAATGGTTTAATTTCCAGAAACTCAGACAACCCATTAATTGGGCCCGCAAAAGTAGCGAACAATTTGGAATTAATCAGTCCAAAACAGATGGCTATTGAAGGATTTAAAGCACAGAGTGAGATGGTGATAGATAGTCTGGATCGTCTTATTACTGCATGGGAAGAGCGGAAAGAGTCAGTAATTGTTGAGGGAGTTCACTTAAGTTTGAGTTTTGTG ATGGGACTAATGAAGAAGCACCCTTCAATTATACCATTCATGATCTATATAGTGAATGAGGAAAAACACTTAGAACGATTTGCTGTACGTGCCAAATATATGACACTAGACCCAGCAAAAAACAAGTATGTGAAGTATATTCGAAATATCAGAACAATTCAGGACTATCTCTGCAACCGGGCTGACAAACATCTTGTcccaaaaataaacaacactAATGTTGACAAGAGTGTTGCTGCCATTCAAGCAACACTGTTCAGCTGCCTTCGTAGGCGTGAAGCTGGGGAGCAGCTTTATGATTCCTCCAGAAATACTGTTAGTGTAGTTGATGAGGAGTACAGAAACCAGTGTGTAGCATATTCATTGAGTTCCAAAGGCATGTTTCAGATGATCCAAAGAAAAGGTTCCAAGCACTTAATGGCTCTTGTTAATACTGATGGATCAGTGGCAAAGGCTTGGCCTGTTGATTCAGTTGATAGCAATGGGAAACCTCTACTAGGCCTCAAGGAAGATGATAGTGTAGAGAATTTGATGCTTGGATCACTTCAGATTGGTAAGGTTGAACCAGTTAATCTTCAATTTGGTCTTTATGGCATCAGTGCTTGGCCAAGTAGCAGTGGCCCTAGTCACGCTGGCAGTGTCGACGAGTCAAGGGCTGAAGGGACTGATACGGGAAGtagatatttttcttcttgctGCAGTTCTCCAAGGATATTCGACGGACCTTCTAAGGAG CTCAAGGAAGACAATTCAGTTCATGGTAGTGATGAAGAGGTTGATGATCCACCTGAGTCTGGTAGCGATGAAGATTTTAGTGATGACGGCGACAAAATGTTCCATGAAGAG ATAGGATCAGTTGATGAAGAATCTACAAAATCAGATGAAGAGTACGATGATCTGGCTATGCAGGACATCTTAGACAGTGGGTACCAATCAGATGAAGATGataaagttaaaacaaaaatagaacatgGTTTTATGGATAAATTTAGACTCATAAAAGGGTTGAAGTATAGCCAAAACCTGGAACCATTCCAACAGAATAAGAAAGGGACATTTGAGCCCCTCCACCCTTTCCCATCTATTCATACAGACAAGAAGAATGGAGCAGTTTGCTAA